In Paenibacillus sp. BIC5C1, a genomic segment contains:
- a CDS encoding AI-2E family transporter: MINNKFYRICTAIILLLLIVYLGDKVNFIFSPLTSLIHIIIIPLLIAGFFYYLLRPLVDYMERHKIKRALSVLIIYVVTALMIAGFSVLVWPSLREQLMNFVENAPALVTSLSDQLNALEKSNFVSRYLPDDSNLFSRLSDVLSQGITQVTDYVSGLFSVVSNLVIILATFPIMLYYMLKEGSKFGTNLTLLLPRRYRKDGEETVHEIDEALSSYIVGRVIVNVALGILMYIGFLILGLPYALLLTVVSIILNFIPYVGALLAAIPVVIVAFIESPSMAIWSLVIIVIAQQIQDNLISPYVYGKQLDIHPLTTVILLLVGADLGNILGMIIVIPLYMILKIIVRKIHYRIVEDKTEL, translated from the coding sequence TTGATAAACAACAAGTTTTACCGTATATGCACAGCGATTATTTTGCTGCTGCTCATCGTGTATTTGGGGGATAAAGTCAACTTTATTTTCAGCCCCCTGACCTCGCTGATTCACATCATCATCATTCCGCTGCTGATTGCTGGTTTCTTCTATTATCTGCTGCGACCGCTCGTCGATTATATGGAAAGGCACAAGATTAAACGTGCATTGTCAGTTCTGATTATTTATGTAGTGACTGCATTGATGATTGCAGGTTTCAGCGTACTGGTATGGCCTTCATTGAGAGAGCAACTGATGAATTTTGTGGAGAATGCTCCAGCGTTGGTTACTTCGCTCAGTGATCAGTTGAATGCACTTGAAAAGAGTAATTTTGTTTCCAGATACCTGCCTGATGATTCCAATCTATTCTCACGATTATCCGATGTTCTGAGCCAAGGGATCACACAGGTAACCGATTATGTCTCAGGGTTATTCTCCGTAGTATCGAATCTGGTTATTATTCTGGCGACGTTCCCAATCATGCTGTATTACATGCTTAAGGAAGGCAGCAAGTTTGGAACGAATCTGACCTTGTTGTTGCCAAGGCGTTATCGGAAGGATGGGGAAGAAACCGTCCATGAGATCGATGAAGCACTAAGCAGCTATATTGTTGGCCGGGTAATTGTTAATGTTGCTCTGGGGATTCTGATGTACATCGGTTTTCTCATTTTAGGTTTGCCTTATGCATTGCTGCTGACGGTGGTATCCATTATTCTGAACTTCATCCCTTATGTGGGTGCTTTGCTGGCAGCTATTCCGGTTGTCATTGTCGCGTTTATCGAATCTCCTTCGATGGCGATATGGTCACTGGTTATCATTGTGATTGCTCAGCAAATTCAGGATAACCTGATCTCACCTTACGTTTATGGCAAGCAGCTTGATATTCATCCACTGACTACCGTTATTTTGTTGCTTGTGGGTGCTGACCTGGGAAATATCCTGGGTATGATTATCGTTATTCCGCTGTATATGATTCTGAAAATTATAGTTCGCAAAATCCATTATCGGATTGTCGAAGATAAGACTGAACTTTGA
- a CDS encoding GntR family transcriptional regulator, producing MIIQLDMQSELPIYSQLVYQIIEGIASGELQLGEALPSVRNLAADIGVNLHTVNKAYTLLKQDGYILIHRQKGVVVNPDGMPDLTDDFLKKQQRELRPVIAEAICRGMTKEELSVVLDQMYDDIKMGDNKQ from the coding sequence TTGATTATTCAACTGGATATGCAATCCGAACTTCCCATCTATTCGCAACTTGTTTATCAAATTATTGAAGGCATTGCTAGTGGCGAGTTACAGCTAGGTGAGGCGTTACCATCGGTTCGGAATTTGGCCGCAGATATTGGCGTTAACCTTCATACGGTCAATAAGGCTTATACACTACTCAAGCAAGATGGATACATTTTAATTCATAGACAAAAGGGAGTCGTAGTAAACCCTGATGGAATGCCTGATTTAACGGATGATTTTTTGAAAAAGCAGCAAAGAGAATTAAGACCGGTTATTGCCGAAGCGATATGTCGCGGAATGACCAAAGAGGAACTATCTGTGGTATTAGACCAAATGTATGATGATATAAAGATGGGTGACAACAAACAATAA
- a CDS encoding DUF1648 domain-containing protein → MQLFSILPIILIFAPIALLLSFAPYVTRETISFGVTVSQYNYYTPVLRKLRRTFATVSLIGNGMVVLVSLYLLRSANEESTAIITGVCTMIFVVYWSALHILFHFKMKKIKGTLPTVEAPHRVKIDTTFRQNKLTYSNYWFLIHIAIIVVIAIISILNYKALPNVIPMKYDLQGNVTSSVPKTYLSVLAINLVQLGIIALMMLVNWSIKASKQQLTTSNPAKFAAENIQFRRKWSLFTIITGLLLTILFAFIQINMFVPNLVLLTAISFIIPVLIVLGAVWLSLTGRQGGGKIRNHQEERERSKEQPVNDDDYWKLGFIYFNANDPSFTVEKRYGIGWTINFAHPLSWVLLLFIIAIVVISRFLSQ, encoded by the coding sequence ATGCAACTATTTAGTATATTACCTATCATTTTAATCTTTGCTCCAATAGCCTTACTTCTATCCTTTGCACCTTATGTGACAAGGGAAACAATCAGCTTTGGGGTCACGGTAAGTCAATATAATTACTACACACCAGTCTTACGCAAGCTACGGAGAACGTTTGCTACAGTAAGTCTGATCGGAAACGGGATGGTTGTTCTTGTCAGTTTGTATTTACTCCGATCTGCTAATGAAGAGTCTACCGCAATAATCACCGGTGTTTGCACAATGATATTTGTTGTGTACTGGTCAGCACTACACATCTTATTTCATTTCAAGATGAAAAAGATAAAAGGAACACTTCCAACTGTAGAAGCACCTCATAGGGTTAAAATCGATACCACCTTCCGCCAAAATAAGCTCACCTATTCCAACTATTGGTTTCTCATTCACATTGCTATTATTGTGGTCATTGCCATCATTTCAATCCTGAATTATAAGGCACTACCTAACGTCATTCCAATGAAATATGATCTTCAGGGCAATGTCACTTCCAGTGTGCCTAAAACCTACCTTTCGGTACTGGCTATTAACCTTGTACAGCTAGGAATCATTGCACTTATGATGTTGGTGAACTGGAGTATTAAAGCAAGCAAACAACAGCTTACTACGTCTAATCCTGCCAAATTTGCTGCTGAAAATATTCAATTCCGCCGTAAATGGTCCCTATTTACGATCATAACAGGGTTGCTTCTTACCATTTTATTTGCCTTCATTCAGATCAATATGTTCGTCCCTAATCTGGTCTTGTTAACAGCTATTAGCTTCATCATCCCTGTGCTGATCGTGTTAGGTGCAGTATGGCTGTCTCTCACAGGCAGACAAGGCGGCGGGAAAATTCGTAATCATCAGGAAGAGCGCGAACGATCCAAGGAGCAGCCTGTGAATGACGATGATTATTGGAAGCTTGGTTTTATTTACTTCAATGCCAATGATCCTTCTTTTACCGTAGAGAAACGTTATGGAATAGGCTGGACGATTAACTTCGCTCACCCACTATCTTGGGTCCTGTTGTTATTCATCATTGCTATTGTTGTTATAAGTAGATTTCTGAGCCAATAA
- a CDS encoding alpha/beta hydrolase family protein, whose translation MMNHWKKLLLSLTFVCLILPATSISAAAEKPAGSENLVPIREIAEKNGAEVSWQQQTGQITIRKNELMIVVKVGEKQAIVNGQVIALDNPVQLTKGITFMDEGFLTETLEAAPEDLFISLISEGDGKEAAKYVHTSVSGVLSPTLLSQLWGALEGQNGKITSKAIAKHVENNTVHRNVTYTFKTALTRLNITVRMNDDGLVDDLYIAAATPDVYQKPSYDDASAYTEQDITVGQGDLALPGTLTLPKGEGPFPVVILVHGSGASNQDAAIGGAKPFRDLAVGLASQGVAVLRYDKVTYEHTYKVASQPKFTLKQESVDQVTDAIDLLEKNTHIDSTAIFVAGHSQGGFALPLIIAEDKQHDIAGSILLAAPSSSFVDVLTEQQNELVDRMKRLGLDTEIIKEQADFYKNVAAIVKDPKYSVDHLPEAFPLQPAYWWFEQRDYVPAELAKTQNTPMLIIQGENDVQVSMNQFQNWKLALQDHSNVTYNSYPKVNHLLSSYDGLSIGQEYAEPSNVSKAIIDDIAKWVLKSN comes from the coding sequence ATGATGAACCATTGGAAAAAGCTATTACTTTCTCTTACTTTCGTATGTCTAATCCTGCCGGCGACATCCATCTCAGCAGCAGCTGAAAAACCCGCGGGAAGTGAAAATCTAGTTCCTATTCGTGAGATTGCAGAAAAGAATGGGGCAGAGGTATCTTGGCAACAACAAACAGGACAAATCACCATACGTAAAAATGAGCTTATGATTGTAGTTAAGGTAGGAGAGAAGCAGGCGATTGTGAATGGGCAAGTCATAGCGTTAGACAATCCTGTTCAGTTAACGAAAGGAATTACCTTTATGGATGAGGGATTTCTTACCGAGACGCTGGAGGCAGCACCTGAGGATCTATTCATTTCACTTATAAGTGAGGGTGATGGCAAGGAGGCCGCCAAGTATGTTCATACCTCTGTGAGTGGAGTGTTGTCACCCACGTTGTTGAGTCAGTTATGGGGAGCTTTAGAAGGACAAAACGGCAAAATTACAAGTAAAGCCATAGCTAAACACGTAGAAAATAACACAGTGCATCGCAATGTCACCTATACTTTTAAGACAGCGCTTACTCGTTTAAATATTACAGTCAGAATGAACGATGATGGACTTGTGGATGATTTGTATATTGCTGCCGCCACTCCAGATGTTTATCAGAAACCAAGTTACGACGACGCATCTGCCTATACAGAACAAGACATTACGGTTGGTCAGGGGGATTTAGCTTTACCAGGGACATTAACTTTGCCCAAGGGAGAGGGACCCTTCCCAGTTGTAATTCTGGTACACGGATCCGGGGCCAGCAATCAGGATGCTGCCATTGGTGGTGCAAAGCCGTTTCGCGATCTTGCGGTAGGTTTAGCTTCACAGGGAGTTGCTGTATTAAGATATGATAAGGTCACGTATGAGCATACCTATAAGGTCGCTTCTCAACCTAAATTCACATTAAAACAAGAGAGCGTAGATCAGGTAACCGATGCTATAGATTTACTTGAAAAGAATACACATATTGATTCTACAGCGATTTTTGTAGCTGGACATAGTCAAGGCGGGTTTGCATTACCGCTAATCATTGCTGAGGATAAACAACATGATATTGCAGGAAGTATCCTACTTGCTGCACCAAGTAGTAGCTTTGTGGATGTGCTTACTGAGCAGCAGAACGAATTGGTCGATCGGATGAAGCGGCTTGGTTTAGATACGGAGATCATTAAAGAACAAGCTGATTTTTATAAAAATGTTGCTGCGATCGTTAAAGATCCTAAATATTCTGTAGATCATCTTCCTGAGGCGTTTCCACTTCAACCTGCTTATTGGTGGTTTGAGCAGAGAGATTATGTACCTGCAGAACTGGCTAAAACACAAAATACCCCTATGCTTATTATCCAAGGCGAAAATGATGTGCAAGTGTCTATGAATCAATTCCAAAACTGGAAATTGGCTCTTCAAGATCATTCCAATGTAACGTACAATAGCTATCCAAAGGTAAATCATCTTTTATCCAGCTATGACGGACTGTCGATTGGTCAAGAATACGCTGAGCCATCTAATGTCTCCAAAGCCATTATCGATGATATTGCGAAGTGGGTATTAAAATCAAATTAA
- a CDS encoding hemolysin family protein has translation MESERYALNLVLVAFLIGLSAFFVAVEFALVRVRPSRIDQMIAEGNKRALAVKQAVANLDGYLSACQLGITITSLGLGWLGEPTVEKILHPVFESMSMPEAVSSFLSFVIAFASITYLHVVVGELAPKTIAIRKAETVALLTSTPIIWFNRIMYPFIWLLNSSANQLVKLFGIKPASEHEDAHSEEELQIIINESFESGKINQAEFGYVSRIFAFDEMLAKEIMVPRTDMVCLYVNRSNEENLDIIRQEQYTRFPVVNESKDDIIGIINTKQFFLELYGNDEPVDLSSLIQPVSAVHETTPVKDLLKKMQKDGVHIAVLVDEYGGTSGIVTIEDVLEQIVGEIRDEFDADEVEDIQVINENYVIMDGKVSLSKVNDMFTSNLDADEWDTIGGWLYSHRPEMNEQEEYEFENLTFVLLEKDKNRFYKVAVVPKEPLTMSDYTDEDEKESNWAK, from the coding sequence ATGGAAAGTGAGAGGTATGCGTTAAATTTAGTATTGGTTGCGTTTTTGATAGGACTTTCGGCTTTTTTTGTTGCAGTGGAGTTCGCTCTGGTACGAGTTCGTCCGAGCCGGATCGACCAAATGATTGCAGAAGGAAACAAGCGTGCGCTGGCTGTTAAACAGGCAGTTGCCAATCTGGATGGCTATTTGTCCGCCTGCCAGCTTGGAATCACGATCACATCTCTGGGATTGGGCTGGCTGGGTGAACCGACGGTAGAGAAAATTCTCCACCCTGTGTTTGAAAGCATGAGCATGCCTGAGGCAGTTTCTTCATTCTTATCATTTGTTATCGCGTTTGCTTCCATCACGTATCTGCATGTTGTGGTTGGCGAACTTGCTCCAAAAACGATTGCAATCCGGAAAGCCGAGACTGTTGCACTGCTGACGTCTACACCTATCATCTGGTTTAACCGAATTATGTATCCTTTTATCTGGCTGTTAAACAGCTCAGCGAATCAACTGGTCAAGTTGTTCGGAATTAAACCTGCATCCGAGCATGAAGATGCGCACTCCGAAGAGGAATTACAGATTATCATTAATGAAAGCTTTGAGAGCGGCAAAATCAACCAAGCCGAGTTCGGTTATGTAAGCCGGATTTTTGCTTTTGATGAAATGCTTGCCAAAGAAATCATGGTACCCCGGACTGATATGGTCTGCCTTTATGTCAATAGATCGAACGAGGAAAACCTGGATATTATCCGACAGGAACAATACACCCGTTTTCCAGTGGTAAATGAGAGTAAAGACGATATTATCGGTATCATTAATACCAAACAATTTTTCCTGGAGTTGTACGGAAACGACGAACCTGTCGATCTTTCTTCCCTTATTCAGCCGGTATCCGCTGTTCACGAAACGACGCCAGTCAAAGATCTGCTTAAAAAAATGCAGAAGGATGGCGTGCATATTGCCGTACTGGTCGATGAGTACGGAGGTACTTCCGGGATAGTAACGATTGAGGATGTGCTTGAACAGATTGTCGGTGAAATTCGGGATGAGTTTGACGCGGACGAAGTCGAGGATATTCAGGTCATCAATGAAAACTATGTCATTATGGATGGTAAGGTGTCCCTATCCAAGGTTAACGACATGTTCACGTCAAACCTGGATGCTGATGAATGGGATACCATTGGTGGCTGGCTCTATAGCCATCGTCCAGAGATGAATGAACAGGAAGAATATGAGTTCGAAAATCTGACCTTCGTTTTGCTGGAAAAAGACAAAAATCGCTTCTACAAAGTCGCCGTTGTTCCTAAGGAACCACTGACCATGTCCGACTACACCGATGAAGACGAGAAAGAATCCAATTGGGCTAAATAA
- the cls gene encoding cardiolipin synthase encodes MFWLVIILLVFTFQAATILLLEFRNPAKAVAWLFILFCVPLIGFVVYYFVAQDYSKRKKVRKGGSRIFREIRETIWEQAHIVEHADQMSGSRYNHQHRLFNLLSHLSESPITGCNRSQVLTNGEETFEAMLRAMEHAEHHLHVEFYIFRDDVISTKFQDVMIRKAKEGVKVRLICDGLGSHKMSWSFIRKFQEAGVEFHYFLPPLIATIDRRVNYRNHRKIVVVDGRIGFVGGINIGDDYLGQYPEVGFWRDTHVQIEGDAVYFLQNTFLNDWKLASGEQITEPQLTELFPPHICSGKERIQILASGPDQDWDAIQEMCFGAISVASERIYITTPYFIPDPALYEAIKTAAVSGVDVKIIIPYQSDSRLVHLASMSYVEELLRAGVKFYQYRKGFVHAKVLIVDDLLATVGTANMDMRSFFCNFELTAVLFETSSMERLTEDFERDLNDCSQIDVKVFQQRSRWEKGAEMLSRMLSPLL; translated from the coding sequence ATGTTTTGGCTGGTCATTATATTGCTCGTATTTACTTTTCAGGCAGCCACCATTCTGTTGCTGGAATTCCGTAATCCGGCGAAAGCTGTGGCATGGCTTTTTATTTTATTCTGTGTACCCTTGATCGGCTTTGTGGTGTATTATTTTGTCGCCCAGGACTACAGCAAACGCAAGAAGGTCCGTAAAGGCGGTTCGCGAATCTTTCGTGAAATACGGGAGACGATCTGGGAGCAGGCTCATATTGTCGAGCATGCCGATCAGATGTCGGGCAGTCGATACAATCATCAGCATCGTTTGTTCAACCTGCTGTCACACCTGTCTGAGAGCCCGATTACAGGCTGTAATCGGAGTCAAGTACTGACGAATGGTGAAGAGACATTTGAAGCCATGTTGAGGGCAATGGAACATGCAGAGCACCATTTGCATGTTGAATTTTATATTTTTCGAGATGATGTCATCAGCACGAAGTTTCAGGATGTGATGATTCGCAAGGCGAAAGAAGGCGTCAAAGTGCGTCTGATCTGCGATGGACTCGGCAGTCACAAGATGAGCTGGAGTTTTATCCGGAAGTTTCAGGAGGCAGGCGTGGAGTTTCATTATTTTCTGCCACCGCTCATTGCAACGATTGACCGAAGAGTGAACTACCGGAATCACCGTAAAATTGTTGTGGTGGATGGAAGGATTGGCTTCGTGGGTGGGATTAATATAGGGGATGATTATCTCGGACAATATCCAGAAGTTGGGTTCTGGCGCGATACTCATGTACAGATTGAGGGAGATGCCGTATATTTCCTACAAAATACGTTCTTGAACGACTGGAAGCTCGCTTCCGGCGAGCAGATTACAGAGCCTCAACTGACAGAACTGTTCCCGCCACATATTTGCAGCGGGAAAGAGCGAATTCAGATTCTGGCCAGCGGGCCGGATCAGGACTGGGATGCCATTCAGGAAATGTGCTTTGGGGCGATTTCCGTAGCAAGCGAACGCATATATATCACGACACCCTATTTCATCCCGGATCCCGCATTGTACGAAGCAATTAAGACGGCTGCCGTCAGTGGAGTGGATGTGAAAATCATCATTCCGTATCAATCGGATTCCCGGCTGGTGCATTTGGCTTCTATGTCCTATGTCGAAGAATTGTTGCGTGCCGGAGTGAAGTTCTATCAATATCGCAAAGGCTTTGTACATGCCAAGGTCTTAATTGTGGATGATTTGCTTGCGACGGTAGGGACAGCCAACATGGATATGCGCAGCTTTTTCTGCAATTTTGAGTTAACCGCAGTATTGTTCGAGACATCATCCATGGAACGGCTGACTGAGGATTTTGAACGTGATCTGAATGATTGCAGCCAGATTGACGTGAAGGTGTTTCAGCAGCGCTCACGGTGGGAAAAAGGGGCAGAAATGCTTTCTCGCATGCTTTCTCCGCTGCTTTAG
- a CDS encoding YitT family protein gives MSNVSVKELTSKPDRNVKSSVFSLKLLQRIVMILVGAALMAVSLEVFLVPNGVIDGGITGISIMVSELTHLPLGIFLTLLNLPFLILGYKQIGKTFALSTLLGIVVMSIGTSLLHHVPALTPGEPLLGAVFGGLILGVGVGLVIRSGGSLDGTEIVAILLSEKSPLSVGQIVLFINVFIFAGAGFVFGWPNALYSMIAYYIAMKMIDIVNEGLDQSKSVWIISEKYRDIGSALTDRLGRGVTFLDGEGGFSGDEKKIIFVVITRLEEAKLKSIVEDWDPHAFVAIGNIHDVKGGRFKKKGIH, from the coding sequence ATGTCCAATGTATCGGTTAAAGAACTAACATCCAAGCCGGACCGCAATGTGAAGAGCTCGGTGTTTTCACTAAAGCTTCTGCAGCGCATTGTGATGATTCTGGTCGGTGCTGCACTGATGGCTGTGTCACTCGAAGTATTTCTCGTGCCGAATGGCGTTATTGATGGGGGAATAACAGGGATTTCGATTATGGTGTCAGAGCTTACACATCTGCCACTCGGAATTTTCCTAACCTTACTTAACTTGCCTTTCCTGATTCTGGGGTATAAACAAATAGGTAAAACGTTTGCGTTGTCCACACTGCTCGGGATCGTTGTAATGTCCATTGGAACGTCATTGTTACACCACGTTCCTGCACTGACGCCAGGTGAACCACTGCTTGGAGCTGTATTTGGTGGATTGATCTTGGGGGTTGGAGTTGGTCTTGTCATTCGTTCTGGCGGTTCACTGGATGGTACGGAGATTGTAGCCATACTGTTGAGTGAGAAATCACCATTGTCTGTAGGTCAGATCGTATTGTTCATTAACGTATTTATTTTTGCAGGTGCAGGTTTTGTGTTTGGTTGGCCAAATGCCCTGTATTCCATGATTGCTTATTATATTGCAATGAAGATGATTGATATTGTCAATGAAGGATTGGATCAATCCAAATCGGTATGGATTATCAGTGAGAAGTACCGTGATATTGGTTCAGCCTTAACCGACCGTCTGGGTCGTGGCGTCACTTTTCTGGATGGGGAGGGCGGCTTCAGCGGAGACGAGAAGAAAATTATATTTGTGGTTATTACCCGTTTGGAAGAAGCTAAGCTGAAGTCCATTGTTGAAGATTGGGACCCACATGCCTTTGTGGCAATAGGTAACATTCACGATGTGAAGGGCGGACGTTTCAAGAAAAAAGGTATACATTAG
- the ligD gene encoding non-homologous end-joining DNA ligase, with translation MAHTIKGTITINGMELTVTNPDKLLWPEAGVTKAVYLQKLAALAPYLLTYTRNRLLTTIRYPHGAGGEFFYQKNVPEPVPEFVRTEMHDGIRYVVMNDLPDLLWLGNLAALEFHPSLHAVGSHLPCEWMIDLDPSQEEEPRIMQAALIVGETLTSLGLRSVPKTSGATGVQIIVPIRQGVTFDELRDIGYFVGKYVTQKHPDLFTLERLKKDRGDRIYFDYLQHYGGKTLAAPYTPRAKPGGTVSTPLTWDEVRNNVSVKDYHLMNIVERLTKTGDLIAAVDPQPVELIIQHLKQK, from the coding sequence ATGGCCCATACAATAAAGGGCACCATAACGATTAATGGAATGGAGCTTACCGTGACCAATCCGGACAAGTTGTTATGGCCCGAAGCAGGTGTAACCAAGGCTGTCTATTTGCAAAAGTTAGCGGCGCTGGCTCCCTATCTACTGACGTACACCCGAAATCGGCTGCTCACTACGATACGTTATCCACATGGTGCAGGCGGCGAGTTTTTCTATCAGAAAAATGTTCCAGAGCCCGTTCCGGAGTTTGTACGAACGGAGATGCATGATGGGATACGATATGTAGTGATGAATGACCTTCCTGATCTGTTATGGCTTGGCAATCTGGCCGCTCTTGAGTTTCATCCTTCCTTACATGCTGTAGGTAGCCATCTGCCTTGTGAGTGGATGATTGATCTCGATCCTTCACAGGAAGAAGAACCCCGCATCATGCAGGCTGCCCTGATCGTGGGGGAAACGCTGACTTCGCTTGGTCTTAGATCGGTACCGAAAACTTCTGGTGCCACAGGTGTACAGATTATTGTTCCGATCCGCCAAGGTGTAACCTTCGATGAATTAAGAGACATTGGTTATTTTGTAGGCAAATACGTCACTCAAAAACATCCGGATCTATTTACACTGGAACGACTAAAAAAAGACCGGGGGGATCGTATTTATTTTGATTACCTCCAGCATTACGGTGGCAAAACGCTTGCAGCTCCCTACACTCCCCGCGCCAAACCAGGCGGTACAGTGTCCACTCCTCTCACATGGGATGAAGTTCGGAACAACGTTTCGGTTAAGGATTACCACTTGATGAACATCGTGGAACGCCTGACGAAGACCGGGGATCTGATCGCAGCTGTCGACCCCCAGCCTGTTGAACTGATCATCCAGCATTTAAAACAAAAATAG
- a CDS encoding RNA ligase family protein — MFNPLVPFEPISRDVIPTGQNWIAQIKWDGVRMLAYEDGQGIQLVNRRLHNRTAQYPELVQPRNLCSVPSYILDGEIIALDPDTGKPSFYHVLRRDRMSRPDGIAQAVNQIPVTYMVFDILFCDGAWVTDQPLADRQRLLHQVLNSAPHVQEVTNTSDPDALLSVMRQHQMEGIVCKDLSSTYGINGKDQRWQKVKIFHDLYALIGGVTFRSGIVNAIAVGVYDGPNFVYIGHVGTGKLNSDSWRKLTEEVQPLIRKDRPFHNIPERSAETTWIEPQIGVKVQFMELTHHLTLRHPSIQTFASVKRDECEISQISHLMHER, encoded by the coding sequence ATGTTCAATCCCTTGGTTCCTTTTGAACCTATATCCCGTGATGTGATCCCTACCGGGCAAAATTGGATTGCCCAAATCAAATGGGATGGGGTTCGCATGCTTGCTTACGAGGACGGCCAGGGAATTCAGTTAGTTAATCGCAGATTGCACAACCGAACTGCACAATATCCTGAACTGGTTCAGCCACGCAATCTGTGCTCCGTCCCTTCTTATATTTTGGATGGAGAGATTATTGCCCTTGATCCAGATACGGGGAAACCATCCTTCTATCACGTGCTGCGGCGAGATCGCATGAGCAGACCGGATGGCATTGCCCAAGCTGTAAACCAGATTCCGGTGACTTATATGGTATTTGATATTCTTTTCTGCGATGGGGCATGGGTCACAGATCAACCACTTGCAGATCGTCAGCGTCTGCTGCATCAAGTTCTGAATTCTGCTCCCCATGTTCAGGAAGTAACCAACACGTCAGATCCCGACGCCCTGCTCTCTGTGATGAGACAGCACCAGATGGAGGGAATTGTATGTAAAGACCTTTCCAGTACCTATGGAATCAACGGCAAGGATCAGCGTTGGCAGAAGGTTAAGATTTTCCACGACCTATATGCCCTGATTGGAGGGGTCACCTTCCGCAGCGGCATCGTCAATGCAATTGCAGTCGGTGTATATGATGGGCCTAACTTTGTCTATATTGGTCATGTCGGCACGGGTAAGCTGAACTCGGACTCCTGGCGTAAACTAACCGAAGAAGTACAACCTCTTATTCGTAAGGATAGACCTTTTCATAACATACCCGAGAGAAGCGCAGAGACGACATGGATTGAACCACAGATCGGCGTCAAAGTGCAATTCATGGAACTCACCCACCATCTTACCCTACGTCACCCAAGCATCCAGACTTTTGCTTCGGTAAAGCGAGATGAGTGTGAGATCAGCCAGATCAGTCATCTTATGCATGAACGATAA